A region from the Maniola jurtina chromosome 20, ilManJurt1.1, whole genome shotgun sequence genome encodes:
- the LOC123875879 gene encoding protein D2-like, whose translation MVAPRIDYDFKPGTYYALILIDPDVPSSHAPTLRSYLVWFLANICVDEESGQQVYETVACYVPPTPYPGSGLHRYTAMLYKQASVIDLKLLASRRLGVKRYKFDVISFAKQLGLGDPVAGNIFRSKIPAVYNEYYCINSTTCQIIF comes from the exons ATGGTCGCACCCAGAATAGACTATGATTTTAAACCGGGTACTTACTACGCTCTTATCCTGATAG ATCCCGATGTACCATCATCGCACGCCCCCACGCTTCGCAGCTACCTGGTTTGGTTTCTAGCGAACATTTGCGTCGACGAAGAATCTGGGCAGCAAGTGTACGAGACTGTCGCGTGCTACGTCCCGCCTACGCCGTACCCAGGCTCAGGGTTGCATCGGTACACTGCAATGCTTTACAAGCAAGCCTCAGTGATTGATCTTAAACTATTGGCGTCTAGACG tttGGGCGTAAAACGCTACAAGTTTGACGTGATCTCCTTCGCCAAGCAACTCGGCCTGGGTGACCCGGTAGCTGGCAACATCTTCCGATCCAAGATCCCAGCGGTCTACAAcgaatattattgtataaactCCACAACATGTCAgataattttttga
- the LOC123875490 gene encoding protein D2-like, with protein MNSFFLTPYVLKNAPANKLSVRFSSEEVDLGNKIPAYSASIPPYIHYPAEPGELYTLMMVDVDMPCAGAPIDAQFVHALIVNIQGNNLANADYLTCYYPLAPYPGSGFHRYVIVLYKQTKKIDVTTPEMQNRHKNLTNFSMNDFASRYGLGDAVAANFFMSQTIECDNEQYTYKQCML; from the exons ATGAATAGTTTCTTTTTGACGCCGTATGTCTTGAAAAATGCCCCAGCTAACAAACTTTCT GTAAGATTTTCTTCGGAAGAAGTGGACTTAGGTAACAAGATACCAGCCTACTCTGCTTCTATCCCGCCATACATACACTATCCCGCGGAACCGGGTGAATTGTATACTTTAATGATGGTCG aTGTTGACATGCCTTGCGCAGGCGCACCTATCGATGCTCAATTCGTCCACGCCTTAATAGTCAACATCCAAGGCAACAACCTTGCTAACGCCGACTATCTGACTTGCTACTACCCGCTCGCACCATATCCGGGGTCCGGATTCCATAGATATGTGATCGTCCTCTACAAGCAAACTAAGAAAATCGATGTTACTACACCAGAAATGCAAAA cAGGCACAAGAACCTCACCAATTTCAGCATGAACGACTTCGCATCGAGGTATGGACTCGGAGATGCTGTGGCCGCCAACTTCTTCATGTCGCAAACCATAGAGTGTGACAATGAGCAATATACTTATAAACAATGTATGTTGTAA